A genomic window from Triticum urartu cultivar G1812 chromosome 7, Tu2.1, whole genome shotgun sequence includes:
- the LOC125524883 gene encoding putative cis-zeatin O-glucosyltransferase — translation MQHLLTEHKRGRYGFASSHSFRHGTPLINMHRRPPLRSSAPQTHRQGGNPPSTLYTDPMDMESSVAVVAVPFPMQGHLNQLLHLSLQLASEPRGLNLDLHYAAPAAHVRQARARVHGWDESALRSVHFHELDIPAFAAPPPDPDAASPFPTHIMPMFEAYVAGAAAPLAALLRDLSASRRRVVVLHDVLNAFAAVEAERLPNGNGESFGLYCGAVSYMVGMVDAGHRLLRDCGLEYAPMDRYVSREFMECAKRQSSLARSVSRGGGMVANTCRALEGEFVDAFAETLAAVGQRIFAVGPLNPLLEPGQIDAKQGRHECLDWLDKQPAASVLYVSFGSTSSFRGSQVAELAAALKGSKQRFIWVLRDADRGSVSTDDADSRRHARLASEFAEQTRGTGLVITGWAPQLEILAHPATAAFMSHCGWNSTVESMSHGKPILAWPMHSDQPWDAQFVEKYLGAGLLVRPWEKHGEVTPAAIIQQAIETVMVGEEGLAMRRRAMALGEAVRACAAAGGSSRKDLQDFVAHLTR, via the coding sequence ATGCAGCATCTTCTCACAGAACACAAGCGTGGGCGCTACGGATTTGCTTCTTCTCACAGCTTCCGCCATGGCACGCCGCTCATAAATATGCACCGCCGGCCGCCCCTCCGCTCCTCAGCACCACAAACACATCGGCAGGGAGGAAACCCACCGAGTACACTGTACACAGATCCAATGGATATGGAGTCGTcggtggcggtggtggcggtgCCGTTCCCGATGCAGGGCCACCTCAACCAGCTGCTGCACCTGTCGCTGCAGCTCGCGTCCGAGCCGCGCGGGCTGAACCTCGACCTGCACTACGCGGCGCCCGCGGCGCACGTCCGCCAGGCGCGCGCGCGCGTGCACGGCTGGGACGAATCGGCGCTCCGCTCCGTCCACTTCCACGAGCTCGACATCCCCGCgttcgccgccccgccgcccgaccCGGACGCCGCCTCGCCCTTCCCCACCCACATCATGCCCATGTTCGAGGCCTACGTCGCCGGCGCGGCCGCCCCGCTCGCGGCGCTCCTCCGGGACCTCTCCGCGTCCCGCCGCCGCGTCGTCGTCCTGCACGACGTCCTCAACGCCTTCGCCGCCGTCGAGGCGGAGCGGCTGCCCAACGGCAACGGGGAGTCCTTCGGGCTCTACTGCGGCGCCGTGTCGTACATGGTCGGCATGGTGGACGCCGGGCACCGCCTCCTGCGGGACTGCGGCCTCGAGTACGCGCCCATGGACAGGTATGTGTCTAGGGAGTTCATGGAGTGCGCCAAGAGGCAGTCCAGCTTGGCGCGGTCGGTCTCGCGCGGCGGCGGCATGGTCGCCAACACGTGCCGCGCGCTCGAGGGCGAGTTCGTCGACGCCTTCGCCGAGACCCTCGCTGCCGTTGGACAGAGGATCTTCGCCGTCGGGCCGTTGAATCCTCTGCTGGAGCCGGGCCAGATCGACGCGAAGCAGGGGCGGCACGAGTGCCTGGACTGGCTCGACAAGCAGCCGGCGGCGTCGGTGCTCTACGTGTCGTTCGGCTCGACGTCCTCGTTCCGAGGGTCGCAGGTCGCGGAGCTCGCCGCGGCGCTGAAGGGCAGCAAGCAGCGCTTCATCTGGGTGCTGCGCGACGCCGACCGCGGCAGCGTGTCCACGGACGACGCCGACAGCCGTCGGCACGCGAGACTGGCATCCGAGTTCGCTGAGCAGACCAGGGGCACGGGGCTGGTGATCACCGGGTGGGCGCCGCAGCTGGAGATCCTGGCGCACCCGGCCACGGCGGCGTTCATGAGCCACTGCGGCTGGAACTCGACCGTGGAGAGCATGAGCCACGGCAAGCCGATCCTCGCGTGGCCCATGCACTCCGACCAGCCGTGGGACGCGCAGTTCGTCGAGAAATACCTCGGGGCCGGCCTCCTGGTGAGGCCGTGGGAGAAGCACGGCGAGGTGACGCCGGCGGCGATCATACAGCAGGCGATTGAAACGGTGATGGTCGGCGAGGAAGGGCTCGCGATGAGGCGGCGCGCCATGGCGCTCGGGGAGGCCGTTCGCGCCTGCGCGGCTGCAGGCGGCTCATCGCGCAAGGATTTGCAGGATTTCGTTGCTCACCTCACTAGGTGA